The following are encoded in a window of Rosa chinensis cultivar Old Blush chromosome 4, RchiOBHm-V2, whole genome shotgun sequence genomic DNA:
- the LOC121052859 gene encoding uncharacterized protein LOC121052859 → MTVNLDNHDAHLDDGSASLDDGSASPHDVFLEDGDAFLDDSDADLDDHHLSKRHIRSSANCGRCGYPEETVMHCLWQCPKDKHMWKLTWLRSVVKIWSEPSFIDLLCHVAAKGELQASKLFHKVVEWIKEWSIANVNDQKPLQSSDNDADSLIWEAPPPSWVKLHFDGACDVKNGRVGIGAVVLDEFERMQGALAVPVDGTLSRLATEAAALRYGILYCKELGFTRVEIEGDALNVLKALHSNGFDLSEIRAIIEGVKHVMVEMEIVKWKHVRKKYN, encoded by the exons ATGACTGTTAATCTCGACAACCACGACGCTCATCTCGACGACGGCAGCGCTAGTCTCGATGACGGTAGTGCTTCTCCCCATGATGTTTTTCTTGAAGATGGTGACGCCTTTCTCGATGACAGTGACGCCGACCTCGATGACCATCATT TGTCCAAACGCCATATAAGATCTTCTGCTAATTGTGGAAGGTGTGGGTACCCTGAAGAAACAGTAATGCATTGCTTATGGCAGTGTCCAAAGGATAAACATATGTGGAAATTAACTTGGTTGAGGTCAGTGGTGAAGATATGGAGTGAGCCTTCTTTTATTGATCTATTGTGTCATGTTGCTGCAAAAGGAGAG CTACAAGCTTCCAAGTTGTTCCATAAAGTAGTAGAGTGGATAAAGGAATGGTCCATTGCAAATGTAAACGACCAGAAGCCTTTGCAATCTAGCGACAATGATGCAGATTCGTTAATTTGGGAGGCTCCTCCTCCTAGTTGGGTGAAGCTTCACTTTGATGGTGCATGTGATGTAAAAAATGGAAGAGTTGGTATAGGTGCAGTAGTTCTTGATGAATTTGAAAGGATGCAGGGTGCATTAGCTGTTCCTGTTGATGGGACACTTAGTCGGTTAGCAACAGAAGCTGCAGCTTTAAGGTATGGAATTCTTTATTGTAAAGAGTTGGGTTTTACAAGAGTTGAGATTGAAGGTGATGCCTTGAATGTGTTGAAAGCTTTACACAGTAATGGCTTTGACTTGAGTGAGATTAGGGCTATTATTGAGGGTGTTAAACATGTGATGGTAGAGATGGAGATAGTTAAGTGGAAGCATGTTAGGAAAAAGTACAATTAG
- the LOC112196532 gene encoding DNA topoisomerase 1 alpha isoform X1, whose amino-acid sequence MAYQNNINPNLSEDDEEPLVFKRSTASDLGDLHASRAQSLLMAYQNNINPNLSEDDEEPLVFKRSAASKQNQSNTDTKKLSSQRYDGQPRRVSDVHSSNGVNSSVQKGKMAPSTKASPGKSPTAIPKELSEQNKAISIKEENIPIEHPAEDNSDSDDEKPINSRLKAKINNVKKEDSDDEDDKPLSTRVNKSNVGTSGCKPSDAKERKPLVQKNGSSTIDKGKSSSLVSGKRPLDKANHAEQSAIKKPKIADSSTSIKSKQVSAKTELKADDDDMTLSQRMKKATSANKSSLTKKTVTKVSSSSIQKKIQKGKKTDKFSKYSKSTRQGPSSNDGQKKWTTLEHNGVIFPPPYKPHGVKMLYNGKPVNLTPEQEEVATMYAVMIDTEYVQKKTFRDNFWNDWRKLLGKNHVIQKLDACDFKPIYDWYQKEKEKKKQMSTEEKKAVKEEKLKQEEKYMWAVVDGVKEKVGNFRVEPPGLFRGRGEHPKSGKLKRRISPSEVTINIGKDAEVPECPIPGERWKEVRHDNTVTWLAFWNDPINPKEFKYVFLAASSALKGQSDKEKYEKARKLKDYIGDIRAAYTRDFTSRDPAKRQIAVATYLIDKLALRAGNEKDDDEADTVGCCTLKVENVKAIPPNSLEFNFLGKDSIRYENTVEVEPAVYKEIKKFQEGKKDSDDLFDKLDTSKLNAHLKELMPGLTAKVFRTYNASITLDNELYQETAEGDVLKKKVFYDTANKKVAIICNHQRAVSKSHESQMDKLKEKLSDLQSVLKELKTDLDRARNGKPPLKDADGKQKRNLTPEALQKKIADANKKIDKLKLDMQTKDDMKTIALGTSKINYLDPRITVAWCKRHEVPIEKIFQKALLAKFAWAMDVDPDFRF is encoded by the exons ATGGCTTATCAGAATAATATTAATCCAAATCTATCTGAAGATGACGAGGAACCTTTAGTTTTCAAACGGTCTACAGCATCTGATTTAG GTGATCTACATGCAAGTAGAGCACAAAGTTTGCTGATGGCTTATCAGAATAATATTAATCCAAATCTATCCGAAGATGACGAGGAACCTTTAGTTTTCAAACGGTCTGCAGCATCTAAACAAAATCAGTCAAACACAGACACAAAGAAATTATCGTCTCAGAGGTATGATGGACAACCACGAAGAGTCTCTGACGTACACTCTTCCAATGGTGTAAACTCTAGTGTTCAAAAGGGTAAGATGGCTCCATCTACAAAGGCGTCACCAGGGAAATCTCCCACAGCAATCCCAAAAGAGTTATCAGAACAAAACAAGGCGATCTCTATTAAAGAGGAAAATATTCCTATTGAACACCCTGCTGAAGACAACAGTGATTCTGACGATGAAAAACCGATAAATTCCAGATTGAAGGCTAAAATAAACAATGTCAAAAAGGAAGAttcagatgatgaagatgataaaCCCTTATCGACAAGGGTTAATAAGTCCAATGTGGGAACCTCAGGCTGTAAGCCAAGTGACGCTAAAGAAAGGAAGCCATTGGTTCAGAAGAATGGTTCAAGCACAATAGATAAAGGGAAAAGCTCTTCTTTGGTGTCAGGTAAGAGGCCTCTAGATAAGGCGAATCATGCTGAGCAGTCTGCAATTAAAAAGCCAAAAATTGCAGATTCTTCAACATCTATAAAGAGCAAGCAGGTGTCGGCGAAAACAGAGCTGAAGGCAGATGATGATGACATGACACTTTCCCAGAGAATGAAGAAAGCCACATCTGCTAATAAATCATCTCTGACGAAGAAAACTGTAACTAAAGTCAGTTCATCCTCAATCCAGAAAAAGATCCAGAAAGGCAAAAAAACAGATAAGTTTTCAAAGTATTCTAAGTCAACAAGACAAGGACCTAGCTCTAATGATGGGCAGAAAAAATGGACTACTTTAGAGCACAATGGTGTCATTTTCCCACCTCCTTACAAGCCTCACGGGGTAAAGATGCTTTACAATGGCAAGCCAGTGAACTTGACTCCTGAACAAGAGGAG GTTGCAACAATGTATGCAGTGATGATAGATACAGAATATGTGCAGAAAAAAACTTTCAGAGACAACTTCTGGAATGATTGGCGTAAGTTGCTTGGGAAGAACCATGTAATTCAGAAATTGGATGCTTGTGATTTCAAACCAATATACGACTGGTAtcagaaagaaaaggagaagaagaaacaaatgagTACAGAA GAGAAGAAAGCGGTCaaggaagagaaattgaaacaaGAGGAGAAGTATATGTGGGCTGTTGTTGATGGTGTAAAAGAGAAG GTTGGAAACTTCAGAGTTGAACCACCTGGATTATTCCGAGGCCGTGGCGAGCATCCGaag TCAGGAAAGCTGAAGAGGCGGATTAGTCCAAGTGAAGTTACAATAAATATAGGAAAGGATGCCGAGGTTCCCGAATGCCCCATTCCGGGTGAAAG GTGGAAAGAAGTAAGGCATGACAATACTGTTACATGGTTGGCTTTCTGGAATGATCCAATCAATCCAAAGGAGTTCAAATATGTATTTCTTGCAGCCAGTAGTGCCTTGAAGGGGCAAAGCGACAAGGAGAAATATGAGAAAGCAAGGAAGTTAAAG GACTACATAGGAGATATCAGGGCTGCATACACCAGGGATTTTACAAGTAGAGATCCTGCAAAGCGGCAAATAGCTGTTGCTACATATCTCATTGACAAACTTGCTCTGAGGGCTGGAAATGAGAAG gatgatgatgaagctgATACTGTTGGTTGCTGCACATTAAAAGTAGAGAACGTAAAAGCAATTCCCCCCAACTCGTTGGAG TTTAACTTCCTTGGTAAAGATTCCATCCGATATGAAAATACTGTTGAAGTAGAACCTGCTGTTTACAAGGAAATAAAAAAGTTTCAGGAAG GGAAAAAGGACAGTGATGATCTCTTTGACAAGTTAGATACCAGTAAATTGAATGCACATCTAAAGGAACTGATGCCTGGTCTTACTGCAAAAGTGTTCCGTACATACAATGCATCTATCACATTGGATAATGAA TTGTACCAGGAAACTGCAGAAGGAGATGTATTGAAGAAAAAAGTTTTTTATGATACAGCAAACAAGAAG GTTGCTATTATCTGTAATCATCAGCGGGCTGTGTCAAAGTCTCATGAATCACAAATGGACAAGCTAAAGGAAAAGCTTAGTGACCTTCAG AGTGTTTTAAAAGAGCTAAAGACAGATTTAGACAGGGCAAGAAATGGAAAGCCCCCACTGAAAGATGCTGATGGAAAGCAGAAGAGAAATTTGACCCCGGAAGC ATTACAGAAGAAGATAGCTGATGCCAATAAAAAGATTGATAAACTAAAACTGGATATGCAAACCAAAGACGACATGAAAACAATTGCATTGGGAACATCAAAAATCAACTATCTTGA
- the LOC112196532 gene encoding DNA topoisomerase 1 alpha isoform X2 encodes MAYQNNINPNLSEDDEEPLVFKRSAASKQNQSNTDTKKLSSQRYDGQPRRVSDVHSSNGVNSSVQKGKMAPSTKASPGKSPTAIPKELSEQNKAISIKEENIPIEHPAEDNSDSDDEKPINSRLKAKINNVKKEDSDDEDDKPLSTRVNKSNVGTSGCKPSDAKERKPLVQKNGSSTIDKGKSSSLVSGKRPLDKANHAEQSAIKKPKIADSSTSIKSKQVSAKTELKADDDDMTLSQRMKKATSANKSSLTKKTVTKVSSSSIQKKIQKGKKTDKFSKYSKSTRQGPSSNDGQKKWTTLEHNGVIFPPPYKPHGVKMLYNGKPVNLTPEQEEVATMYAVMIDTEYVQKKTFRDNFWNDWRKLLGKNHVIQKLDACDFKPIYDWYQKEKEKKKQMSTEEKKAVKEEKLKQEEKYMWAVVDGVKEKVGNFRVEPPGLFRGRGEHPKSGKLKRRISPSEVTINIGKDAEVPECPIPGERWKEVRHDNTVTWLAFWNDPINPKEFKYVFLAASSALKGQSDKEKYEKARKLKDYIGDIRAAYTRDFTSRDPAKRQIAVATYLIDKLALRAGNEKDDDEADTVGCCTLKVENVKAIPPNSLEFNFLGKDSIRYENTVEVEPAVYKEIKKFQEGKKDSDDLFDKLDTSKLNAHLKELMPGLTAKVFRTYNASITLDNELYQETAEGDVLKKKVFYDTANKKVAIICNHQRAVSKSHESQMDKLKEKLSDLQSVLKELKTDLDRARNGKPPLKDADGKQKRNLTPEALQKKIADANKKIDKLKLDMQTKDDMKTIALGTSKINYLDPRITVAWCKRHEVPIEKIFQKALLAKFAWAMDVDPDFRF; translated from the exons ATGGCTTATCAGAATAATATTAATCCAAATCTATCCGAAGATGACGAGGAACCTTTAGTTTTCAAACGGTCTGCAGCATCTAAACAAAATCAGTCAAACACAGACACAAAGAAATTATCGTCTCAGAGGTATGATGGACAACCACGAAGAGTCTCTGACGTACACTCTTCCAATGGTGTAAACTCTAGTGTTCAAAAGGGTAAGATGGCTCCATCTACAAAGGCGTCACCAGGGAAATCTCCCACAGCAATCCCAAAAGAGTTATCAGAACAAAACAAGGCGATCTCTATTAAAGAGGAAAATATTCCTATTGAACACCCTGCTGAAGACAACAGTGATTCTGACGATGAAAAACCGATAAATTCCAGATTGAAGGCTAAAATAAACAATGTCAAAAAGGAAGAttcagatgatgaagatgataaaCCCTTATCGACAAGGGTTAATAAGTCCAATGTGGGAACCTCAGGCTGTAAGCCAAGTGACGCTAAAGAAAGGAAGCCATTGGTTCAGAAGAATGGTTCAAGCACAATAGATAAAGGGAAAAGCTCTTCTTTGGTGTCAGGTAAGAGGCCTCTAGATAAGGCGAATCATGCTGAGCAGTCTGCAATTAAAAAGCCAAAAATTGCAGATTCTTCAACATCTATAAAGAGCAAGCAGGTGTCGGCGAAAACAGAGCTGAAGGCAGATGATGATGACATGACACTTTCCCAGAGAATGAAGAAAGCCACATCTGCTAATAAATCATCTCTGACGAAGAAAACTGTAACTAAAGTCAGTTCATCCTCAATCCAGAAAAAGATCCAGAAAGGCAAAAAAACAGATAAGTTTTCAAAGTATTCTAAGTCAACAAGACAAGGACCTAGCTCTAATGATGGGCAGAAAAAATGGACTACTTTAGAGCACAATGGTGTCATTTTCCCACCTCCTTACAAGCCTCACGGGGTAAAGATGCTTTACAATGGCAAGCCAGTGAACTTGACTCCTGAACAAGAGGAG GTTGCAACAATGTATGCAGTGATGATAGATACAGAATATGTGCAGAAAAAAACTTTCAGAGACAACTTCTGGAATGATTGGCGTAAGTTGCTTGGGAAGAACCATGTAATTCAGAAATTGGATGCTTGTGATTTCAAACCAATATACGACTGGTAtcagaaagaaaaggagaagaagaaacaaatgagTACAGAA GAGAAGAAAGCGGTCaaggaagagaaattgaaacaaGAGGAGAAGTATATGTGGGCTGTTGTTGATGGTGTAAAAGAGAAG GTTGGAAACTTCAGAGTTGAACCACCTGGATTATTCCGAGGCCGTGGCGAGCATCCGaag TCAGGAAAGCTGAAGAGGCGGATTAGTCCAAGTGAAGTTACAATAAATATAGGAAAGGATGCCGAGGTTCCCGAATGCCCCATTCCGGGTGAAAG GTGGAAAGAAGTAAGGCATGACAATACTGTTACATGGTTGGCTTTCTGGAATGATCCAATCAATCCAAAGGAGTTCAAATATGTATTTCTTGCAGCCAGTAGTGCCTTGAAGGGGCAAAGCGACAAGGAGAAATATGAGAAAGCAAGGAAGTTAAAG GACTACATAGGAGATATCAGGGCTGCATACACCAGGGATTTTACAAGTAGAGATCCTGCAAAGCGGCAAATAGCTGTTGCTACATATCTCATTGACAAACTTGCTCTGAGGGCTGGAAATGAGAAG gatgatgatgaagctgATACTGTTGGTTGCTGCACATTAAAAGTAGAGAACGTAAAAGCAATTCCCCCCAACTCGTTGGAG TTTAACTTCCTTGGTAAAGATTCCATCCGATATGAAAATACTGTTGAAGTAGAACCTGCTGTTTACAAGGAAATAAAAAAGTTTCAGGAAG GGAAAAAGGACAGTGATGATCTCTTTGACAAGTTAGATACCAGTAAATTGAATGCACATCTAAAGGAACTGATGCCTGGTCTTACTGCAAAAGTGTTCCGTACATACAATGCATCTATCACATTGGATAATGAA TTGTACCAGGAAACTGCAGAAGGAGATGTATTGAAGAAAAAAGTTTTTTATGATACAGCAAACAAGAAG GTTGCTATTATCTGTAATCATCAGCGGGCTGTGTCAAAGTCTCATGAATCACAAATGGACAAGCTAAAGGAAAAGCTTAGTGACCTTCAG AGTGTTTTAAAAGAGCTAAAGACAGATTTAGACAGGGCAAGAAATGGAAAGCCCCCACTGAAAGATGCTGATGGAAAGCAGAAGAGAAATTTGACCCCGGAAGC ATTACAGAAGAAGATAGCTGATGCCAATAAAAAGATTGATAAACTAAAACTGGATATGCAAACCAAAGACGACATGAAAACAATTGCATTGGGAACATCAAAAATCAACTATCTTGA